The following coding sequences lie in one Capsicum annuum cultivar UCD-10X-F1 chromosome 5, UCD10Xv1.1, whole genome shotgun sequence genomic window:
- the LOC124898503 gene encoding uncharacterized protein LOC124898503, whose product MAKLSNLSINIPLLKVIQEILRYAKLMKKLMSKKKLIEGDTIEVTRGCSAIMSSKIMKKKEDPRAFTIPCTIGTHMFSKAICNPGVNINLMPFVIYKKLMLDTPNPTSMRILMADRSIKRLVRILFDVLVKVDIFILPEDLIILNCEMDQEVPIILSQPFLATERATVDFR is encoded by the coding sequence ATGGCCAAGCTtagcaacctctctatcaatATCCCATTACTTAAAGTGATCCAAGAGATCCTGAGATATGCTAAGCTTATGAAGAAATTGATGTCAAAGAAGAAGCTTATCGAAGGTGACACGATCGAAGTCACCCGTggttgtagtgctatcatgagtagcaaaattatgaaaaagaaggaAGACCCTAGAGCTTTTACCATCCCTTGCACCATTGGAACGCATATGTTTTCAAAAGCTATATGCAACCCCGGTGTAAATATAAACCTCATGCCTTTTGTCATTTACAAAAAGCTCATGTTGGACACCCCAAATCCAACATCTATGAGAATTTTAATGGCGGATCGATCTATTAAGAGGCTGGTCAGGATTTTGTTTGATGTTCTAGTCAAAGTGGACATATTTATACTTCCAGAAGACCTCATCATTTTAAAttgtgaaatggaccaagaggttCCCATCATTCTTTCTCAACCTTTCTTAGCCACTGAAAGAGCCACTGTTGACTTTCGGTGA